From the genome of Penaeus chinensis breed Huanghai No. 1 chromosome 37, ASM1920278v2, whole genome shotgun sequence, one region includes:
- the LOC125045670 gene encoding facilitated trehalose transporter Tret1-like: MEGSQPEKNCLVSDVQPAPTNQGCLRQVFYSMVVASTALHLGMVVGWSGILMKQKNDPEAELVVSEGDVVWLVSLLGLVWTFSSFASGPLMEHLGLRRLLLLSLLPSSLCWLLLAFPLATWVIYVGRVGTCVTAGIINTILQPLLAELCQPRYRGFVLTLPEIMVSVGLLFSYALPRFLSWQVSAALLAAPFLPMFLLMLLVPESPYWLLKRDKKDEAKKVLLRLDPSCDVTEEIAIIKSSCADDPTFLEQVQQLKKGRNARPVLLVLSHFLLRELGGPSVIFMYSAYMFKLAGVQLDAFTCSILVGAMRLLATMASAVVSDRVGRRHMLLCTAVVCAAAQAVAGGALLLGRDTTLGGGALSLIPLVAVLLYVAFYGVGLAPIPWVLVGELLPTAVRSLGAAIVSSVFALSVFVINFIFPSLIALLSLGGTFLLFAVVNASLALVVFFFLPETSGLTLKEVELVFASKHRLARDNTEEICRKEEKADV; the protein is encoded by the exons GGGAGCCAGCCCGAGAAGAACTGCCTGGTGAGTGACGTCCAGCCCGCGCCCACGAACCAGGGATGCCTTCGTCAG GTATTCTACTCCATGGTCGTGGCGAGCACCGCGTTGCATCTGGGCATGGTCGTCGGGTGGTCGGGCATTCTGATGAAACAGAAGAACGACCCCGAAGCGGAGCTAGTCGTGTCGGAGGGGGACGTGGTGTGGCTGG TGTCGTTGCTAGGCCTGGTGTGGACGTTCTCCAGCTTCGCCTCGGGCCCCCTGATGGAGCACCTGGGTCTCCGGCGCCTCCTGCTGCTGTCGCTCCTGCCGTCTTCTCTGTGCTGGCTCTTGCTGGCCTTCCCGCTGGCCACGTGGGTCATCTACGTGGGCCGCGTGGGCACTTGCGTCACCGCCGGGATCATCAACACCATCCTGCAGCCTCTCCTGGCCGAGCTGTGCCAACCTCGTTACCGCGGTTTCGTCCTCACCCTGCCGGAGATCATGGTGTCCGTCGGCCTCCTGTTCTCCTACGCCCTCCCAAGGTTCCTCTCCTGGCAGGTGTCCGCGGCCCTCCTCGCCGCGCCCTTCCTGCCCATGTTCCTGCTGATGCTCCTCGTCCCTGAG TCACCGTACTGGCTGCTGAAGCGGGACAAGAAAGACGAAGCAAAGAAGGTCCTCCTGCGTCTCGACCCTTCCTGTGACGTCACTGAGGAAATCGCTATCATCAAATCTTCGTGCGCCGACGACCCTACCTTCTTGGAACAA GTTCAGCAGCTGAAGAAGGGCCGCAACGCCCGTCCTGTGCTCCTCGTCTTGTCCCACTTCCTCCTGCGTGAGCTCGGCGGCCCTAGCGTCATCTTCATGTACTCGGCCTACATGTTCAAGCTGGCCGGCGTGCAGCTGGACGCCTTCACGTGCTCCATCCTGGTCGGCGCCATGCGTTTGCTGGCGACCATGGCGTCGGCCGTCGTGTCGGACCGCGTCGGCCGCCGCCATATGCTTCTCTGCACGGCCGTGGTCTGCGCGGCGGCTCAGGCAGTGGCCGGGGGCGCGCTCTTGCTGGGGAGAGACACGACGCTGGGCGGGGGAGCGCTGTCCTTGATCCCACTGGTCGCCGTGTTGCTGTACGTGGCGTTCTACGGCGTGGGTCTGGCGCCCATCCCGTGGGTGCTGGTCGGAGAGCTCCTGCCGACGGCCGTGCGCTCCCTCGGCGCCGCCATCGTCAGCTCGGTGTTCGCCCTGTCGGTGTTCGTGATCAACTTCATCTTCCCGAGCCTCATCGCACTCCTGTCCCTCGGCGGAACCTTCCTCCTGTTCGCCGTTGTCAACGCCTCACTCGctctcgtcgtcttcttcttcctgccgGAGACGAGCGGCCTCACCCTGAAGGAGGTGGAGCTGGTTTTCGCTTCCAAGCACCGACTCGCTCGTGACAACACCGAAGAAATATGTCGCAAGGAGGAGAAGGCTGACGTATGA